Proteins from a single region of Desulfobacter postgatei 2ac9:
- a CDS encoding alpha/beta fold hydrolase, with translation MTFKPSIAFRAKAKAGEAMVEAFFKKNGKQLGVNLHTHEGPPLISWAKIGSDKKETLVLIHGFGDRKESFYFISEFLKEKLNLIIPDLPGFGNSGMDPQLVYSLDNYTDWFGRFIEQTGLDSFHLAGCSMGGAIAVKLAAQFPSKVKSLSLVDPAGFYLPGKHSVYDEAVAGSNIFHINSPEDFETLQSRIFKKSPPLPACVREYMILKAIGDRQWFAKIFDELMDMESIKSGTISLEQASLNHLCKDMTMPVMLFWGRHDSLLPWETAPFVNELLPRSQVHIFDEYGHAPHLEGPRKLAERMLDFIRDEKI, from the coding sequence ATGACATTTAAACCATCCATAGCGTTTAGGGCCAAGGCCAAAGCCGGGGAGGCAATGGTGGAGGCTTTTTTTAAAAAAAACGGAAAGCAGCTGGGTGTGAATCTTCATACCCATGAAGGACCGCCACTTATTTCGTGGGCCAAAATAGGATCGGACAAAAAAGAGACGTTGGTTCTGATTCATGGGTTTGGAGACAGAAAAGAAAGTTTTTATTTTATTTCAGAATTTTTAAAAGAAAAGCTAAATCTCATCATCCCGGATTTGCCTGGATTTGGAAATTCCGGTATGGACCCGCAACTTGTTTATAGTCTGGATAATTATACAGATTGGTTCGGGCGATTTATTGAACAAACCGGACTGGACTCTTTCCATCTTGCCGGTTGTTCCATGGGGGGTGCCATTGCCGTAAAGCTTGCGGCCCAATTCCCTTCCAAAGTCAAATCCTTATCTTTGGTGGACCCGGCCGGTTTTTACCTGCCCGGCAAACACTCTGTTTACGATGAGGCGGTGGCCGGATCCAATATTTTTCATATAAATTCTCCCGAGGATTTCGAAACCTTACAATCCAGAATTTTTAAAAAAAGCCCGCCGCTTCCTGCTTGTGTCAGGGAGTATATGATTTTGAAGGCCATAGGGGACCGGCAGTGGTTTGCCAAAATATTTGATGAATTGATGGATATGGAGTCAATAAAGTCCGGCACAATATCCCTGGAACAGGCCTCGTTAAACCATCTTTGCAAAGATATGACCATGCCTGTCATGCTGTTTTGGGGGCGCCATGATTCTCTTTTGCCGTGGGAAACAGCGCCGTTTGTAAATGAGTTGCTTCCCCGTTCACAGGTTCATATATTTGATGAATATGGCCACGCGCCCCATTTGGAAGGCCCCCGGAAACTGGCCGAGCGCATGCTGGATTTCATCAGGGATGAAAAAATATGA
- a CDS encoding NUDIX hydrolase has translation MTPPPDSRPIQYPLRPALAVGAVVFKDNRVLLVKRGNPPARGVWAIPGGSVELGETLQKAAEREVLEETGIVIKAGEPVLSFESIHRDDNDRVRFHYYIVDLAATYISGEPSPGDDALDAGWISGEALGRLNVNPITLKLLRQTFNFR, from the coding sequence ATGACCCCCCCACCTGACAGCCGCCCCATACAATATCCTCTCCGCCCCGCCCTTGCCGTGGGCGCCGTTGTATTCAAAGACAACAGGGTGTTGCTGGTCAAACGGGGGAACCCTCCGGCCAGAGGCGTCTGGGCAATACCCGGCGGCAGTGTGGAATTGGGAGAAACCCTTCAAAAAGCGGCTGAAAGGGAAGTTTTAGAGGAAACCGGCATTGTCATCAAGGCCGGGGAACCCGTATTGTCATTTGAATCCATTCACAGGGATGACAATGATCGGGTCAGGTTTCATTATTATATTGTGGATCTTGCAGCCACTTATATCAGTGGAGAGCCCTCTCCCGGAGATGATGCCCTGGATGCCGGGTGGATCTCCGGAGAAGCGCTTGGTCGTCTTAACGTCAATCCCATCACCCTTAAACTTCTTCGCCAGACCTTCAACTTCCGATAA
- a CDS encoding SIR2 family NAD-dependent protein deacylase, translated as MDTAKLLEPFKDNNKRITVLTGAGISAESGIPTFRGPEGYWTVGSREYRPEEMATHSMFTQNPWEVWAWYLYRHTVCKNAKPNSGHHAIARMEELFKDRFCLITQNVDGLHLRAGNSLERTFQIHGNINYTRCAGECTPRLFEFPEGIVDKKKDQPVTEEEKKLLTCPRCGSLARPHILWFDECYNETWYKAESAMGWATSTDLLLVVGTAGATNLPMQIGMMVARNPEAVIVDINLSDNPFRQFAAGHDRGIVLDGPGGKFLPELLSLWEP; from the coding sequence ATGGATACAGCCAAGCTGCTTGAGCCGTTTAAGGATAACAACAAACGGATCACCGTTTTAACCGGGGCCGGGATTTCAGCTGAAAGCGGCATCCCGACATTCCGGGGGCCTGAAGGGTACTGGACTGTGGGGTCCAGAGAGTACCGGCCCGAAGAGATGGCCACCCACAGCATGTTTACCCAAAACCCTTGGGAAGTCTGGGCCTGGTACCTTTACCGGCATACCGTGTGTAAAAATGCAAAACCCAATTCAGGTCACCATGCCATTGCCCGGATGGAAGAACTTTTCAAAGACAGATTCTGTCTGATCACCCAGAATGTGGACGGTCTTCATTTACGGGCCGGCAACAGCCTTGAACGAACCTTTCAGATCCACGGGAACATTAATTATACACGGTGTGCAGGAGAATGCACCCCAAGGCTTTTTGAATTCCCGGAGGGCATCGTAGATAAGAAAAAAGACCAGCCGGTTACTGAGGAAGAAAAAAAACTGCTGACCTGCCCCAGGTGCGGCAGCCTTGCCCGGCCCCATATCCTGTGGTTTGATGAATGTTACAACGAAACCTGGTACAAGGCCGAATCCGCGATGGGATGGGCCACATCCACCGATCTTCTCCTGGTGGTGGGCACAGCAGGCGCCACAAACCTTCCCATGCAGATCGGCATGATGGTCGCCCGAAATCCTGAAGCGGTCATTGTGGACATCAACCTCAGCGATAATCCCTTCAGGCAGTTTGCCGCCGGGCACGACCGGGGAATTGTCCTTGACGGACCCGGGGGTAAATTTTTACCCGAACTGCTCTCCCTTTGGGAACCATAA
- the rlmN gene encoding 23S rRNA (adenine(2503)-C(2))-methyltransferase RlmN gives MNSLKEEKIDILGLPLDKLVNVMQVQYGKGPFHAEALYREVFKKGGTDIGHAPEFKGSPRLWSALEKAIRLLPGRVEKTIEEEGLVKFITRLSDGLAIESVIIPMTRHNTLCVSSQVGCKMGCKFCQTARMGFKRSLTTSEIVGQVFNARHLLGHDIKNIVFMGMGEPFDNFDAVMTAVRVLNSQKGCDIALRHMTISTCGVVPGIERLALMNLPNIRLAVSINGPDDATRSALMPVNRHWPLAALKKSLDAYPLPPRGVFLFEYILIKGVNDSREHAQALARFIHPLPVRLNLIPYNPVTGFDHQSPSDEQMHDFAQTLTDKGIFVIKRWSKGRSVSAGCGQLGKI, from the coding sequence ATGAACTCCCTGAAAGAAGAGAAGATAGATATCCTTGGCCTGCCCTTGGATAAACTTGTCAATGTCATGCAGGTACAATACGGCAAAGGGCCTTTTCATGCCGAAGCGCTGTATCGTGAAGTGTTTAAAAAAGGGGGGACCGATATTGGCCACGCCCCGGAGTTCAAAGGATCTCCCAGGCTGTGGAGTGCGCTTGAAAAGGCAATCCGCCTTTTACCCGGCCGGGTGGAAAAAACCATTGAAGAAGAGGGCCTGGTTAAATTCATTACCCGCCTGTCCGACGGACTGGCCATTGAATCCGTCATAATCCCCATGACCCGGCACAATACCCTTTGCGTCTCCAGCCAGGTGGGATGCAAAATGGGATGCAAATTCTGCCAGACCGCCCGCATGGGATTTAAACGCAGCCTGACAACATCCGAAATTGTGGGCCAGGTGTTTAATGCCCGGCATCTCCTTGGCCATGATATAAAAAATATTGTTTTTATGGGCATGGGAGAGCCATTTGACAATTTTGATGCGGTCATGACTGCTGTCAGGGTGCTCAACAGCCAGAAAGGATGCGATATTGCCCTGCGCCACATGACCATCTCCACCTGCGGCGTGGTGCCGGGGATTGAGCGCCTGGCACTGATGAATCTGCCCAATATCCGCCTGGCAGTCTCAATAAACGGACCGGACGATGCCACCCGGTCAGCCCTGATGCCGGTGAATCGTCACTGGCCCCTTGCTGCACTGAAAAAAAGCCTTGACGCGTACCCCCTGCCCCCAAGGGGGGTCTTTCTTTTTGAATATATCCTGATCAAAGGGGTAAACGACTCAAGGGAGCATGCCCAGGCGCTGGCCCGCTTCATCCACCCGTTGCCCGTGCGCCTGAATCTGATTCCCTACAACCCCGTAACCGGTTTTGACCATCAAAGCCCCAGTGATGAACAGATGCATGACTTTGCCCAAACGCTCACCGACAAAGGGATTTTTGTAATCAAAAGATGGAGCAAAGGCAGGTCCGTCAGTGCCGGATGCGGCCAGCTGGGAAAAATTTGA
- a CDS encoding TerC family protein, which produces MTDSLAMLALLIGLELVLGIDNILVISILVSKIEKAKRDFARILGLALAMAVRILMLFILLKLASLTNPIILLFSIRDLILMAGGMFLLWKAVSEIHHTIEKEEELDEEHSGASVVMTAVVSQIVLLDIVFSVDSVITAIGLTDKVWVIITAVIASFAVLLFFAKPVGEFILKRPSIKILALSFLITIGITIFMEGMHKHVPKAYIYLPMGFALFVEALQLRYEHNKVKKKKVGSP; this is translated from the coding sequence ATGACGGATTCGCTGGCTATGCTGGCCCTGCTGATCGGCCTGGAACTGGTTCTTGGTATAGACAATATTCTCGTAATCTCCATCCTGGTCTCAAAAATTGAAAAGGCGAAGCGGGATTTTGCCAGAATCCTCGGCCTTGCCCTGGCAATGGCGGTACGTATTCTCATGCTCTTTATACTGCTAAAACTGGCGAGCCTTACCAATCCAATTATTTTGCTGTTTTCGATTCGAGATCTCATATTAATGGCAGGGGGCATGTTCCTGCTTTGGAAAGCAGTATCCGAAATTCATCACACCATTGAAAAGGAGGAAGAACTCGACGAAGAACATTCAGGCGCCTCAGTTGTTATGACCGCCGTCGTTTCCCAGATCGTACTGCTGGATATTGTCTTTTCGGTAGATTCGGTGATCACCGCCATAGGCCTTACCGACAAAGTATGGGTGATTATCACCGCTGTGATTGCCTCTTTTGCCGTGCTGCTTTTCTTTGCAAAACCTGTGGGGGAGTTTATTCTCAAGCGTCCATCAATTAAAATCCTGGCGCTCTCCTTTCTGATAACCATCGGTATCACCATTTTCATGGAAGGGATGCACAAGCATGTGCCCAAGGCCTATATTTACCTGCCCATGGGGTTCGCTCTCTTTGTGGAGGCCCTGCAACTCAGGTATGAACATAACAAGGTCAAAAAGAAAAAAGTCGGCTCCCCTTAA
- a CDS encoding D-alanyl-D-alanine carboxypeptidase family protein: MPQTEKSHNLKRFYILFFTFILLLFQGYAASAAQSKSALLPPRVRINDQAVRAGLLYDLSTDTVVWNKNMHHTYPIASLTKMMVGLLVFEDIRAGKISWDTPIRVTPEATRVGGSMVGLKSGRSLCVEDLMKAALISSGNDATYLLSQYLGGTEKNFVYRMNRRAKQLGMASTGFSNATGMPARNSYNDNYSTPSDLLLLCREMLKYDKLLQITRMGESVISQSGKRIRLRNHNPLVVTYEEVDGLKTGFTNNAKFCLAATSEKNGRRMIAIALGVACRSVRNRFVGSILSQSYIALGMGSLDPKTSSAIAIKPKGTHSARDAETCHRVGKGDTLYSIAKQHGCSVEQLKSWNCLRGSEIHPGQKLRIHKNSGAICTLMPRPAQTTVIYYKVLPGDTLWKISKRYNGISVEKLIRLNRLKRASDLKAGDTVKIVLNLG; encoded by the coding sequence ATGCCGCAAACAGAAAAATCACACAATTTGAAACGGTTTTATATTCTTTTCTTTACATTTATATTACTTTTATTTCAAGGATATGCCGCTTCCGCCGCACAATCTAAATCGGCTTTACTCCCCCCGAGGGTTCGAATTAACGACCAGGCGGTCCGGGCCGGACTTTTGTACGATCTTTCTACAGACACCGTTGTATGGAATAAGAATATGCATCACACGTATCCCATTGCATCCCTGACCAAAATGATGGTGGGGCTGTTGGTCTTTGAAGATATTCGTGCCGGGAAAATATCCTGGGATACGCCCATTCGGGTCACCCCGGAAGCGACCCGTGTGGGAGGCTCCATGGTCGGGCTGAAATCAGGCCGCTCTCTTTGCGTGGAGGACCTAATGAAAGCAGCCCTTATATCCTCGGGCAATGATGCGACATATCTTTTATCCCAGTATTTGGGGGGTACTGAAAAAAATTTCGTGTATCGCATGAACCGGCGCGCGAAACAACTGGGCATGGCGTCAACGGGTTTTTCCAACGCCACGGGCATGCCCGCTCGGAACAGTTATAATGACAATTATTCCACTCCTTCGGATCTTCTTCTGCTTTGCAGGGAAATGCTCAAATATGATAAGTTGCTGCAAATCACCCGCATGGGTGAATCCGTGATCTCGCAAAGTGGAAAACGCATACGGCTGAGAAATCATAACCCACTTGTGGTAACCTATGAAGAGGTGGACGGATTAAAAACAGGGTTCACCAATAATGCGAAATTCTGCCTGGCGGCCACTTCGGAAAAAAACGGCCGACGGATGATCGCCATTGCGTTGGGTGTTGCATGCAGGTCCGTGAGAAATCGATTTGTCGGCAGTATACTTTCCCAATCCTATATCGCTTTAGGCATGGGATCTCTGGATCCCAAAACCAGCTCAGCCATAGCCATCAAACCCAAAGGGACCCATTCTGCTCGCGACGCAGAGACTTGCCATCGGGTAGGAAAGGGAGATACCCTCTATAGTATCGCAAAACAGCATGGATGTTCGGTTGAACAATTGAAAAGTTGGAACTGCCTTAGAGGAAGTGAGATCCATCCGGGGCAGAAATTGCGCATACACAAAAATTCCGGCGCAATTTGTACCTTAATGCCTCGACCCGCCCAGACAACCGTTATTTACTACAAAGTCCTGCCCGGCGATACGCTTTGGAAGATTTCTAAAAGATACAATGGAATATCAGTAGAAAAATTGATCCGACTCAACAGGCTAAAACGGGCCAGTGATTTGAAAGCCGGTGATACCGTTAAAATCGTTCTCAACCTCGGGTAA
- a CDS encoding radical SAM protein — protein MHYEGMIIRPPSEANSILLQVTLGCSHNKCTFCGTYREKRFNIKKDDVIFSDIEFARAHCRRQNRLFLCDGDALILPMKRLVPILERIRDRLPWVERVGVYANTKSIRMKTDEELALLHNLGLKIAYMGLESGDNKVLEAIRKGADADKMIAMGKKLKKAGIKVSVTVLLGLGGRKGSLDHARETGRVLTAMDPDFVGALSLMLIPGTELHDQYVKGDFQLLGPDEMLTELGAMISATNLTDGLFHANHASNYLPIRAHLPRDKEKTLELISRALDGKVALKPEYMRAL, from the coding sequence ATGCACTACGAAGGTATGATAATCAGGCCTCCCAGCGAGGCGAACAGCATACTGCTCCAGGTTACGCTGGGCTGTTCCCATAATAAATGTACCTTTTGCGGGACCTATAGGGAAAAACGCTTCAACATAAAAAAAGATGATGTGATCTTTTCAGACATAGAATTTGCAAGGGCGCACTGCCGTCGGCAGAACCGCTTGTTTCTATGTGATGGGGATGCTTTGATCCTTCCTATGAAACGCCTGGTTCCCATCCTTGAAAGGATCCGGGACCGGCTGCCCTGGGTGGAGCGGGTGGGCGTCTATGCCAACACCAAAAGCATCAGGATGAAAACCGATGAAGAGCTGGCCCTGCTTCACAACCTTGGACTCAAGATTGCCTACATGGGCCTTGAATCCGGTGACAACAAGGTGCTTGAAGCCATCCGCAAGGGTGCGGATGCGGATAAAATGATCGCCATGGGAAAAAAGTTAAAAAAGGCCGGCATCAAGGTTTCGGTCACGGTTTTGCTTGGGCTTGGTGGCCGCAAAGGTTCCTTGGACCATGCCCGGGAGACCGGCAGGGTACTTACGGCCATGGACCCTGACTTTGTCGGTGCGTTAAGCCTGATGCTCATCCCCGGCACAGAACTGCATGACCAGTATGTCAAAGGAGACTTTCAGCTGCTCGGGCCGGATGAGATGCTCACCGAGCTTGGGGCCATGATTTCTGCCACCAACCTGACAGACGGCCTTTTCCACGCCAATCATGCATCCAATTATTTACCCATACGGGCGCATTTGCCCCGGGATAAAGAAAAAACCCTTGAACTTATATCCCGGGCCCTGGACGGCAAAGTTGCGTTGAAACCCGAATATATGAGAGCTTTATAA
- the tkt gene encoding transketolase, whose protein sequence is MADAENNNQDQLTVNTIRALCMDMVQKANSGHPGAPMGLAPAAYVVFKHFLKQNPANPSWVDRDRFVLSGGHASSLLYALLYLFGYGLTLDDLKNFRQWGSKTPGHPEYGETPGVETTTGPLGQGVANAVGMAIAERHMADRFNKDDQYVIDHYTYAICGDGDLMEGVALEAVSLAGHLGLGRLILIYDDNQITIEGKTGIAFTENTRAKFEAMNWHVVEVADGNDLSAIEKAIRSAKDAVSRPSLIKIRTHIAYGSPSKQDSPDAHGSPLGEEEIKVVKKFYGLPEDKDFYVPDEVLDNTRKALAYGEGYEKTWQEAFTKFKTLYPEDANLFVDAITGFLTKGWDKDIPVFKPEDGPVATRAASGKVLNAIAPNLPALMGGSADLAPSNKTYMTCAEEFQKEVWGGRNIRFGVREHAMGAIMSGMYLHGGVRPFGGTFLVFSDYMRPAIRVASLMRLPIIYVFTHDSVAVGEDGPTHQPVEHVAALRAIPGLTVIRPADANETVFAWKKALGTLNSPTALILSRQKLPTLDLSNSDGDMIWGGYTVKSAGKTPDMLIIATGSEVHISVAAADILEKEHNIKASVVSLLSWELFEQAPVAYKERMLPASVTKRLTVEAGISMGWEKYAGSQGKCISIERFGASAPGGKVLKEFGFSVDNIVKTALEM, encoded by the coding sequence ATGGCTGATGCCGAAAACAACAACCAAGACCAGCTCACCGTCAACACCATCCGCGCTCTGTGCATGGACATGGTCCAGAAAGCCAATTCCGGGCATCCCGGTGCCCCCATGGGCCTGGCACCTGCCGCTTATGTGGTTTTCAAACACTTTTTAAAACAGAACCCGGCCAATCCATCCTGGGTAGACCGGGATCGTTTTGTTCTGTCCGGCGGGCATGCATCCTCATTGTTGTACGCTCTTTTATATCTGTTTGGCTACGGGTTAACCCTGGATGACTTAAAAAATTTCAGACAGTGGGGCTCCAAAACCCCGGGACATCCCGAGTACGGAGAGACTCCGGGTGTGGAAACCACCACCGGTCCCCTTGGACAGGGCGTGGCCAATGCCGTGGGCATGGCCATTGCCGAACGCCATATGGCGGATCGGTTCAACAAGGATGACCAGTATGTGATTGATCATTACACCTATGCCATCTGCGGTGACGGGGATCTCATGGAAGGGGTCGCGCTTGAAGCCGTTTCCCTGGCAGGGCATCTGGGGCTTGGCCGTTTGATCCTCATTTATGACGACAATCAAATCACGATCGAAGGCAAAACCGGCATCGCGTTTACCGAAAACACCCGGGCCAAATTCGAGGCCATGAACTGGCATGTGGTCGAGGTGGCGGACGGCAACGATCTTTCTGCCATTGAAAAGGCAATTCGGTCAGCCAAGGATGCGGTTTCCAGGCCCTCGTTAATAAAAATTCGTACGCATATCGCCTATGGCAGCCCCAGCAAACAGGATTCACCGGATGCCCACGGCTCACCCCTGGGTGAAGAAGAGATCAAAGTGGTGAAAAAATTCTATGGTCTGCCCGAAGATAAGGATTTCTATGTGCCTGATGAAGTTCTGGACAACACACGCAAGGCATTGGCATATGGGGAGGGGTATGAGAAAACCTGGCAGGAGGCGTTCACAAAATTTAAGACCCTCTACCCCGAAGACGCCAATCTGTTTGTGGATGCCATCACAGGGTTTTTAACCAAAGGATGGGACAAGGATATTCCTGTGTTTAAGCCCGAGGACGGACCTGTGGCCACACGGGCTGCTTCAGGTAAGGTGCTCAACGCCATCGCACCGAACCTGCCGGCTTTGATGGGCGGATCTGCCGACCTTGCGCCTTCCAACAAAACTTACATGACCTGTGCCGAGGAGTTCCAGAAAGAGGTGTGGGGCGGCAGAAACATTCGTTTCGGCGTCCGGGAACATGCCATGGGTGCCATCATGAGCGGCATGTACCTGCATGGCGGGGTCCGGCCCTTTGGCGGTACCTTCCTGGTGTTTTCCGACTACATGCGGCCAGCCATCCGGGTGGCATCCCTGATGCGGCTGCCCATCATCTATGTGTTTACCCATGACTCCGTGGCCGTGGGCGAAGACGGTCCCACCCACCAGCCCGTGGAACATGTGGCTGCGCTGCGCGCGATTCCCGGGCTTACCGTAATCCGGCCGGCAGATGCCAATGAAACGGTCTTTGCCTGGAAAAAGGCTTTGGGCACCTTGAACAGCCCCACGGCCTTGATTCTTTCCCGGCAGAAACTGCCCACCCTGGATCTGTCCAATTCAGACGGAGATATGATATGGGGCGGATACACCGTAAAAAGTGCGGGCAAAACCCCTGATATGCTGATCATTGCCACGGGCTCAGAGGTTCACATCAGCGTGGCGGCTGCAGATATTTTGGAAAAAGAACACAATATCAAGGCGTCTGTGGTTTCCCTGCTCTCCTGGGAACTGTTTGAACAGGCGCCTGTGGCATATAAAGAAAGAATGTTACCCGCCTCCGTTACCAAACGCCTCACCGTTGAGGCCGGTATTTCAATGGGTTGGGAAAAGTATGCCGGCAGCCAGGGTAAATGCATCAGCATTGAACGGTTCGGCGCATCAGCCCCGGGCGGCAAGGTACTTAAAGAGTTTGGTTTTTCCGTGGACAACATCGTAAAAACCGCCCTGGAAATGTAA
- a CDS encoding secondary thiamine-phosphate synthase enzyme YjbQ: MQFSIKTGARTQMMDITAQVRDIVRQSGVRNGLVHVFSMHTTGAVTINENADPAVPVDILSCINKVIPFDDNFKHMEGNSAAHIKVSLFGPSETVGLENGNLVLGTWQSLFFCEFDGPRTRKINVTIVGA; encoded by the coding sequence ATGCAGTTTTCAATTAAAACCGGGGCCAGGACCCAGATGATGGACATTACCGCCCAGGTCCGGGACATTGTCCGGCAGTCCGGCGTACGCAACGGCCTTGTGCATGTATTTTCCATGCACACCACAGGTGCTGTGACTATTAATGAAAATGCGGATCCGGCAGTGCCTGTCGATATTTTATCCTGCATCAACAAAGTGATCCCCTTTGATGACAATTTCAAGCACATGGAAGGCAATTCAGCGGCCCACATAAAGGTAAGTCTGTTCGGACCCTCTGAAACCGTTGGCCTTGAAAATGGAAATCTGGTCCTGGGTACCTGGCAAAGTCTTTTTTTCTGCGAGTTTGACGGGCCCAGAACCCGAAAAATCAACGTGACAATTGTCGGCGCATAA